The Chamaesiphon minutus PCC 6605 DNA window GCGTTGTGAGTTAATCTACAACAGTCCTCAGTATTTTCCGAAAAATTTGCTGAGTTTGCCAAAAAAAGATCGCATCATCTACTGCTAGGATCGCTCGTAGCTATAATCCTTATTTCATAGCTTTGACAGAGCCAGCCGGATAGTTTCGATCGCGTTGCCAGATGTTTACGATTCTACATATCATCGTCAAACCAATCCTCTACTCCAAAACCCAGGCTGCGGGTAACTTTTAAGTCTGATGCCAATCGCAAAGCGGCTGCGGTACCGACTTTGGTTTCCATCACTGCCGAAAATACTACGTCGAGCTGATGCTGAGTAACAAATTTTGCCAGTCGCCACGGAAATCCAGCAATCCCCGGTTTGATGACATAGATCCCCCGCCAACCCCGTGCATAAGCAGCTTGAATCCGATCGAATGTTGCCACCGATTCATCGAGCGCGATTGGGGTATGATACTTAGCGGCTAACTCGATCGCGATCTCGATCTCTTCTGGTGCCAAAGGTTGCTCGATAAACTCGATTCGCGCTTCTGAGCTACAAATTTCCAACCATCGTTCGGCGGCTGTCTGAGTCAAGCCTCCATTGGCATCGAGCCGGAGTTTGGCATCTATCGGCACAGCCATCATCAATTGTCGCCAGATTGCCTCCTCTTGGGCGATCGGCAGTACCCCAATCTTCCATTTGAAGGTGGAGTACCCCCGCTGCACTAAAACGGGTAATTGGGCGATTGCGGCAGCTCCTGTTGGTAATAAGCCACTCAAATCGAACTTAGGTGCGAGCGTGCTAGTTGGCGGCAACTCTAAAGCCGTCAAAGCACTGCCAAACCCAAACTGACAGGCTGGTAAATCGTCGGGAATCAGATGAATTTTGTCCTTGGTAATATTGTCGCCAACTTGCTGGCACCACTCGATCGCTCGATCGATAGATTCTGAGCCAAACCACGGAATCGGCGCGATTTCACCCAGCTCGGCTCTGCTATTAGCATCTGTGAGTTGAATGATTATCCCTTCTCGAATTGCCCACGTACCATGACTGGTTGTCAATGGTTGTCGAAATGGGCGTCGATAGACTGAATAGGTAAATTGATAACCCTTCATTAGCTAATCATACTGTGTAATATTATACCACAAATTTATAATTTCAGCATTCCGCGATCGCCTATTTATACCATCGATAAACCCTGCAACGATATCTCCCGCTCCTGAGTATTCAATCCCTGACTTTGGATCGATACCCCAAACTTACCCAATCCCATCGGATCGATTAATTGATGGAGATTTTGACGACGGTGGAGTAGAGACTGAAGATCGCCACTACTAGTCGAAATTGCGGCGATTCTTTCCCCCAATCCTAATGCCATTAGCAACATCCCTTGCTGGGTAAATCCGACTGTACGCAAGCCTAATAACTCACCATAATTTTGCAGTGCGGTAAAATCTACATGTGCAGTGATATCTTGATTGCCGATATTAAGATATGGATCGTTATGATGGGCATGTTGGTAATAACATTGTAATGTCCCTTGCGAGCGCATCGGATTATAATAGCGATCGGCTGTATAACCATAGTCGATCGAGATAATATAGCCCCGCTGTATTTTTTTAAAAACCAGATCTAGCCATGCTAAGGCAGCTAAATTTACTTCAGTCCGGTATTTTTCGGGATATCGATCGCTAAGTAGGTTAATTCGGTTAAGTTGCCAATATTGCTCTAGTTTATCTGTCGATAGCTCGTCAATTTTCTCTGTAAGTACGAGATCTCGATCGCCAAGCGTGACATAAATCTCTTGCAATTTATCATCAATTTTTACGACTTGATGTACTGGCAAAGCATCGATCAGTTCGTTCGATAAAAAGCAACCATTAATCGATCGATCGGGTATTTCTGCCCAAGTACGCCAGCGCACGGGCAAATCTTGCAGCCTCGCTTGTTGTGCTACAATCATCGCTGGTGCGGTTTCAATGATGATGTAATCTATCGATCGAAAGAAGTCGGGGTATTCGCGCTGGGAGTATGCTAGAATTTGGGCGGCTAATAATCCTCGCCCAGCACCCATTTCGACTATACTAAATAGCTGCGGCTCTCCTAAAATTTGCCACATTTGGTATAACTGAATTGCGAGCATTTCGCCAAAATCATCAGCTAAATGGGGTGATGTCAAAAAATCTCCACTTTCGCTAATTCGCTCGGCATTGCTGGCATAATAACCATGCTGAGGATGATACAATACCAAATCCATATATTCAGCAAAAGTAATCTGTCGCTGTGGCGAACTCTCGATCCGATCGGCGATGACTCGCACTAATTCTAAATTATTATCCATACTTAAACTCACAACCGCTCTAAACTACTAATCATACCTAAAATTAATGGAACTGCATCGGACGACGGGTAACTGGCGATTGGGATTGGGATTATCGCTAGTTACGGTAATTTTATGGGGATTAGTACCAGTTGCGATCGCAATTGTCTTGAAAAAGTTAGATGTATATACGATTAATTGGTTTCGATTCGCGACGGCATTTATTTTGCTCGGTTTTTACTTATTCAGACAAGAAAATATCCCTAAATTTTCACAATTAAGATCGGTACCGATTTATCTATTTGCGATCGCAATTTTAGGTCTGATGGGTAACTATATCTTCTTTGTAATGGGTTTAAAAGCAACTTCTCCTTCACACGCAGAAGTAGTAATTCAGTTGGCTGGTGTATTTTTGAGCTTAGGCGGATTGATTATTTTTAAGGAACGTTACACGCGCTATCAATGGCTGGGTGTCGGCATTCTTTTGGCAGGATTTATCGGCTTCTTTTCCGAACAATTAAAAGTTTTAGCAGCAGATAGCGATCGATACATTAACGGTAGCATCATGTTAGTCATTGCCGGAATTACTTGGGCGATCTACGCACTGATTCAAAAGCAATTATTAACTAAATT harbors:
- a CDS encoding DMT family transporter gives rise to the protein MELHRTTGNWRLGLGLSLVTVILWGLVPVAIAIVLKKLDVYTINWFRFATAFILLGFYLFRQENIPKFSQLRSVPIYLFAIAILGLMGNYIFFVMGLKATSPSHAEVVIQLAGVFLSLGGLIIFKERYTRYQWLGVGILLAGFIGFFSEQLKVLAADSDRYINGSIMLVIAGITWAIYALIQKQLLTKLESAHIMWVIYGVCGLLFWTVAKPQTLLDLNSIEWMALIFCGLNTVIAYGAFAESLQHWEASRVSAILALAPIFTIVSMSLTAWLSPGLVTPEHITALGFLGAILVVVGSMSISLGKS
- a CDS encoding o-succinylbenzoate synthase translates to MKGYQFTYSVYRRPFRQPLTTSHGTWAIREGIIIQLTDANSRAELGEIAPIPWFGSESIDRAIEWCQQVGDNITKDKIHLIPDDLPACQFGFGSALTALELPPTSTLAPKFDLSGLLPTGAAAIAQLPVLVQRGYSTFKWKIGVLPIAQEEAIWRQLMMAVPIDAKLRLDANGGLTQTAAERWLEICSSEARIEFIEQPLAPEEIEIAIELAAKYHTPIALDESVATFDRIQAAYARGWRGIYVIKPGIAGFPWRLAKFVTQHQLDVVFSAVMETKVGTAAALRLASDLKVTRSLGFGVEDWFDDDM
- a CDS encoding class I SAM-dependent methyltransferase, with amino-acid sequence MDNNLELVRVIADRIESSPQRQITFAEYMDLVLYHPQHGYYASNAERISESGDFLTSPHLADDFGEMLAIQLYQMWQILGEPQLFSIVEMGAGRGLLAAQILAYSQREYPDFFRSIDYIIIETAPAMIVAQQARLQDLPVRWRTWAEIPDRSINGCFLSNELIDALPVHQVVKIDDKLQEIYVTLGDRDLVLTEKIDELSTDKLEQYWQLNRINLLSDRYPEKYRTEVNLAALAWLDLVFKKIQRGYIISIDYGYTADRYYNPMRSQGTLQCYYQHAHHNDPYLNIGNQDITAHVDFTALQNYGELLGLRTVGFTQQGMLLMALGLGERIAAISTSSGDLQSLLHRRQNLHQLIDPMGLGKFGVSIQSQGLNTQEREISLQGLSMV